Proteins from a genomic interval of Gopherus evgoodei ecotype Sinaloan lineage chromosome 7, rGopEvg1_v1.p, whole genome shotgun sequence:
- the ZDHHC24 gene encoding probable palmitoyltransferase ZDHHC24, whose protein sequence is MRAGWGGRWQRLDAALCLPLCVTVALMGAVCIEVLCLLLWAAEPTQLPLALHLPLLFFLLANVLGNMGLFVTTSPSIKGVMVSEGAVGQGWEYCYTCQSHMPPRCHHCYTCNVCMLRRDHHCVLLGQCVGYHNYRYFLCLLLHGWVALLYASLLNADIFMALLHEGVTVHSIVLLLMPWLMLLTGQVSTSTFVYAFMADTCVVSFLFCSGFLFLHVLLSLRGQTTREWFGESRCYDLGWRRNLQEALGDRWHLVWLCPLLASPLPGNGVAFKSRAPHTEPSAKPVIF, encoded by the exons ATGCGGGCGGGCTGGGGCGGGCGGTGGCAGCGCCTGGATGCCGCGCTGTGCCTGCCCCTGTGTGTGACCGTGGCCCTGATGGGGGCCGTGTGCATAGAGgtgctctgcctgcttctctgggCTGCGGAGCCCACCcagctgcccctggccctgcacctgcccctCCTGTTCTTCCTCCTGGCCAACGTGCTGGGCAACATGGGCCTCTTCGTCACCACCAGCCCAAGCATCAAAGGTGTCATGGTGTCCGAAGGCGccgtgggacagggctggga GTACTGCTACACCTGCCAGTCCCACATGCCCCCCCGCTGTCACCACTGCTACACCTGCAATGTGTGCATGTTGCGCCGGGACCACCACTGTGTGTTGCTGGGCCAGTGTGTGGGCTACCATAACTACCGTTACTTCCTGTGCCTCCTGCTGCACggctgggtggccctgctctACGCCAGCCTGCTCAACGCTGACATCTTCATGGCCCTGCTGCACGAGGGAGTCACCGTGCACAGCATCGTCCTCCTCCTCATGCCATGGCTCATGCTGCTGACGG GCCAGGTGAGCACCTCAACTTTCGTCTACGCTTTCATGGCTGACACCTGTGTGGTCAGTTTCCTCTTCTGCTCCGGCTTCCTGTTCTTACACGTGCTGCTGAGCCTGCGTGGCCAGACGACCAGGGAGTGGTTTGGGGAGAGCCGCTGCTATGACCTGGGCTGGCGTCGCAACCTGCAGGAGGCATTGGGAGACAGGTGGCACCTCGTCTGGCTGTGCCCACTCCTGGCCTCCCCACTTCCTGGGAATGGTGTGGCCTTCAAGAGCAGAGCTCCCCACACTGAGCCCTCTGCCAAGCCAGTCATTTTCTGA